In one Diabrotica virgifera virgifera chromosome 5, PGI_DIABVI_V3a genomic region, the following are encoded:
- the LOC126884329 gene encoding coiled-coil-helix-coiled-coil-helix domain-containing protein 1-like, which translates to MKIFTSLFVARPIPKEPVPFKEILPLKLRSAVSGKGGKTSDVCCIYEMSVMFSCFKENEFNQSVCSKEIESFQKCYKGHLDTKKIKQQKEAKGVLIPGEKELSHKQLNTLLKKFPNVK; encoded by the coding sequence ATGAAAATATTTACTAGCCTTTTTGTAGCCAGACCAATTCCCAAGGAGCCAGTACCATTCAAAGAAATTTTACCCTTAAAGCTAAGAAGTGCCGTTTCGGGAAAAGGTGGAAAGACTTCCGATGTATGTTGTATTTACGAAATGTCCGTAATGTTTTCATGTtttaaagaaaatgaatttaATCAATCGGTCTGTTCAAAGGAAATTGAATCTTTCCAAAAATGTTACAAAGGCCATTTAGATACAAAGAAAATCAAGCAGCAAAAAGAAGCAAAAGGTGTATTAATCCCCGGAGAAAAGGAATTGTCACATAAACAACTTAATACATTGTTAAAAAAGTTTCCAAATGTTAAGTAG